A part of Sinorhizobium chiapasense genomic DNA contains:
- a CDS encoding ABCB family ABC transporter ATP-binding protein/permease — translation MAPHNQKKTVSADTSNPLETIANLWPYMWPADRADLKLRVVWATLILVVAKVVLILVPYFFKWATDALNSRPDALASLPQFLTGAVMLVLAYNLARLLQAGLNQLRDALFASVGQHAVRQLAYRTFVHMHQLSLRFHLERRTGGLSRIIERGTKGIETIVRFTILNSVPTLIEFLLTAVIFWWGYGFSYLFVTAVTVWLYIWFTVRASDWRIAIRRSMNDSDTDANTKAIDSLLNFETVKYFGNEEMEAKRFDGSMERYERAATQVWTSLGWLNFGQALIFGAGTAAMMTISALAVQRGDQTIGDFVFVNAMLIQLAIPLNFIGFVYREIRQGLTDIEHMFDLLDVQAEVVDRPDARGLTIDKGAISFRDVHFAYDPARPILRGISFDVPAGKTVAVVGPSGAGKSTLSRLLYRFYDVQEGSITVDGQDVRDVTQKSLRAVIGMVPQDTVLFNDTIAYNIRYGRIEASDSEVESAAEAAQIAGFIRGLPEGFRAMVGERGLKLSGGEKQRVAIARTILKAPPILILDEATSALDTKTEQEIQAALDVVSRNRTTLVIAHRLSTVIHADEIIVLKDGVIAERGTHGELIDRDGLYASMWSRQREATQAEEQLKRVRESDDLGIIDRGQPAA, via the coding sequence GGGTCGTCTGGGCGACCTTGATCCTCGTGGTCGCGAAGGTCGTCCTTATTCTCGTTCCCTATTTCTTCAAGTGGGCCACCGACGCCTTGAACAGCAGGCCGGACGCACTGGCCTCGCTGCCGCAGTTCCTGACCGGCGCGGTCATGCTGGTGCTCGCCTACAACCTTGCACGTCTGCTACAGGCGGGCCTGAACCAGCTGCGTGACGCGCTCTTTGCGAGCGTCGGCCAGCATGCCGTGCGGCAGCTTGCCTACCGGACATTCGTCCACATGCATCAGCTCTCGCTCCGCTTCCATCTCGAGCGGCGCACGGGCGGGCTCTCGCGGATTATCGAGCGCGGAACCAAGGGCATCGAGACGATCGTCCGGTTTACGATCCTGAACAGCGTGCCGACGCTCATCGAGTTCCTGCTGACGGCGGTGATCTTCTGGTGGGGCTACGGCTTCAGCTACCTCTTCGTGACCGCCGTGACGGTCTGGCTCTACATCTGGTTCACGGTGCGCGCCAGCGACTGGCGCATCGCCATTCGCCGCTCGATGAACGACAGCGACACCGATGCGAACACCAAGGCGATCGATTCGCTCCTTAACTTCGAGACCGTCAAATATTTCGGCAACGAAGAGATGGAGGCGAAGCGCTTCGACGGGTCGATGGAGCGCTACGAGCGCGCCGCGACCCAGGTCTGGACTTCGCTCGGCTGGCTGAACTTCGGCCAGGCGCTGATCTTCGGCGCGGGCACCGCGGCGATGATGACGATATCGGCACTTGCGGTGCAGCGTGGCGATCAGACGATCGGTGATTTCGTCTTCGTCAACGCCATGCTGATCCAGCTTGCCATCCCGCTGAATTTCATCGGCTTTGTCTACCGCGAAATCCGCCAGGGCCTGACCGATATCGAGCACATGTTCGACCTGCTCGATGTTCAGGCGGAGGTGGTCGATCGGCCGGACGCGAGGGGGCTGACAATCGACAAGGGCGCGATCTCCTTCAGGGACGTGCATTTCGCCTACGATCCCGCCCGTCCGATCCTCAGAGGGATTTCCTTCGACGTTCCCGCCGGCAAGACGGTGGCAGTCGTGGGACCTTCCGGAGCGGGCAAGTCGACATTGTCGCGGCTGCTCTACCGCTTCTACGATGTCCAGGAGGGGTCGATCACTGTCGACGGACAGGATGTTCGCGACGTGACGCAGAAAAGCCTGCGCGCGGTCATCGGCATGGTCCCGCAGGACACGGTGCTCTTCAACGATACGATCGCCTACAACATACGCTACGGTCGCATCGAGGCGTCCGACTCCGAGGTCGAGTCGGCTGCCGAGGCGGCACAGATCGCCGGTTTCATCCGCGGCCTTCCGGAAGGGTTCCGGGCCATGGTCGGCGAACGCGGTCTGAAACTTTCCGGTGGCGAGAAGCAGCGTGTGGCGATTGCGCGCACGATCCTGAAGGCACCGCCGATCCTGATCCTCGACGAGGCGACATCCGCGCTCGATACCAAGACGGAACAGGAAATTCAGGCGGCACTGGATGTCGTTTCCCGCAACCGCACGACGCTCGTCATCGCCCACCGCCTGTCGACCGTCATCCATGCAGACGAGATCATCGTCCTCAAGGATGGCGTGATCGCCGAGCGCGGCACGCACGGGGAACTGATCGATCGCGATGGTCTTTACGCTTCCATGTGGAGCCGCCAGCGCGAGGCAACGCAGGCGGAAGAGCAGTTGAAGCGGGTGCGCGAGAGCGACGATCTAGGCATCATCGACCGCGGCCAACCAGCCGCTTGA
- a CDS encoding phosphatidylserine decarboxylase, which translates to MSLVNTVRNTLVPVHKEGYRFIAIFFVVSLVLGLLWEPLMWIGFLLTAWCAYFFRDPERMTPIDDDVVISPADGRVSSIAVVTPPDELGLGSTPMLRISVFMNVFNCHVNRAPMSGTVRRIAYRAGRFVNAELDKASHENERNGLVIETKHGEIGVVQIAGLVARRILCWTTQNASLEAGERFGLIRFGSRLDVFLPEGAEPRVSVGQTAVAGETVLAEFGSAKGPVISRRA; encoded by the coding sequence ATGAGCTTGGTCAACACGGTGCGAAACACGCTCGTCCCGGTGCACAAGGAAGGCTACCGCTTCATTGCGATTTTCTTCGTTGTGTCGCTGGTGCTTGGCTTACTGTGGGAACCGCTGATGTGGATCGGCTTCCTGTTGACCGCCTGGTGCGCCTACTTCTTCCGCGACCCCGAGCGCATGACGCCGATCGACGACGACGTCGTCATCAGCCCGGCCGACGGCCGTGTCTCCTCGATTGCGGTGGTGACTCCGCCGGATGAATTGGGCCTGGGGTCGACGCCCATGCTGCGCATCTCGGTTTTCATGAACGTCTTCAATTGCCATGTGAACCGCGCGCCGATGAGCGGAACCGTGCGCCGCATTGCCTATCGGGCCGGCAGGTTCGTAAACGCCGAACTCGACAAGGCCAGCCACGAGAACGAACGCAATGGCCTCGTCATCGAGACGAAGCACGGCGAAATCGGCGTGGTCCAGATTGCCGGCCTGGTCGCGCGGCGTATCCTCTGCTGGACCACGCAAAACGCGTCGCTCGAAGCCGGCGAACGCTTCGGGCTCATCCGGTTCGGCTCCCGGCTTGATGTGTTTCTGCCAGAGGGAGCCGAGCCGCGCGTCAGCGTCGGCCAGACTGCCGTCGCCGGCGAAACGGTGCTTGCTGAATTCGGCTCCGCCAAGGGGCCAGTCATCAGCCGCCGCGCATAA
- the pssA gene encoding CDP-diacylglycerol--serine O-phosphatidyltransferase, producing the protein MEEPQQEKPTEAVQPAADVDGSNDKARGPRLREIPLRLMIPNMITVLAICAGLSGIRLAFENRVELAVAMVLFAAFLDGIDGRVARLLKATSSFGGQMDSLADIINFGVAPALVLYVFVLDQARSIGWIAALIYAIATGLRLARFNVMAERQVKASWQSEYFVGVPAPAGAMLVLLPVYLGLLGLAPERLFALIASAYTVLIAFLLVSRLPVWSGKSENSRLRRDLVLPAILVVVFYVATLMTYTWETMVVTALAYLISLPFGARSWQRKYGDWPAHPAQGGDGLPGDND; encoded by the coding sequence ATGGAAGAGCCCCAGCAGGAAAAGCCGACGGAAGCAGTGCAACCCGCCGCGGACGTGGACGGATCGAACGACAAGGCGCGTGGGCCGCGTCTGCGCGAAATTCCGCTGCGCTTGATGATCCCCAACATGATCACCGTGCTGGCGATCTGCGCCGGCCTCTCCGGCATCCGGCTCGCCTTCGAGAACCGCGTCGAGCTCGCCGTCGCCATGGTCCTTTTCGCGGCGTTCCTCGACGGTATCGATGGACGGGTCGCCCGCCTGCTCAAGGCGACGTCGAGCTTCGGCGGCCAGATGGATTCGCTTGCGGATATCATCAATTTCGGCGTCGCGCCGGCATTGGTTCTATACGTCTTCGTGCTTGACCAGGCGCGGTCGATCGGTTGGATCGCCGCATTGATCTACGCGATTGCCACCGGATTGCGGCTGGCGCGCTTCAACGTCATGGCCGAGCGCCAGGTCAAGGCATCCTGGCAGTCGGAATATTTCGTCGGCGTTCCAGCACCTGCCGGCGCCATGCTGGTGCTGTTGCCTGTCTATCTCGGTCTGCTCGGCCTTGCGCCGGAGCGACTGTTTGCGCTGATCGCTTCGGCCTATACAGTGCTGATCGCCTTCCTTCTGGTCAGCCGCCTGCCGGTCTGGTCCGGCAAGTCGGAGAACAGCCGCTTGCGCCGCGATCTCGTCCTGCCGGCCATTCTTGTCGTCGTCTTCTATGTCGCGACACTGATGACCTATACATGGGAAACGATGGTGGTGACGGCGCTTGCCTATCTGATCAGCCTGCCGTTCGGCGCCCGCTCCTGGCAGCGTAAATACGGCGACTGGCCGGCACACCCGGCGCAGGGTGGCGATGGATTGCCCGGCGACAACGATTAA
- a CDS encoding SDR family NAD(P)-dependent oxidoreductase — translation MTPNLKDRVAVVTGASRGIGYFTALELAKAGAHVIACARTVGGLEELDDAIKTVGGSATLVPFDLADMAAIDKLGGAIHERWGKLDILVANAGVLGTISPIGHVEAKVFEKVMTINVTATWRLIRSVEPLLVKSDAGRALILSSGAAHKCKPFWGPYSASKAAVEALARTWAHETQRLPLRILSVDPGPTRTAMRAQAMPGEDPATVPHPSEVAAALMPLLGPEQTETGKLFIVRENKIVDYRMPE, via the coding sequence ATGACGCCCAATCTGAAAGACCGGGTCGCCGTCGTCACCGGCGCATCGCGCGGTATCGGCTATTTCACTGCTCTCGAACTTGCCAAGGCTGGCGCGCATGTCATCGCCTGCGCGCGCACGGTCGGTGGCCTCGAAGAACTGGACGATGCCATCAAGACGGTCGGCGGTTCGGCCACGCTCGTCCCCTTCGACCTGGCGGACATGGCGGCAATCGACAAGCTCGGAGGAGCGATCCACGAGCGCTGGGGTAAACTCGATATCCTCGTTGCCAATGCAGGCGTGCTCGGCACGATTTCGCCAATCGGCCATGTCGAGGCGAAGGTGTTCGAAAAGGTGATGACGATCAACGTCACCGCGACCTGGCGGCTGATCCGCTCGGTCGAGCCACTGCTCGTCAAGTCCGACGCGGGCCGCGCGCTTATTCTCTCATCGGGCGCTGCGCACAAGTGCAAGCCCTTCTGGGGCCCCTACTCCGCTTCCAAGGCGGCCGTCGAGGCACTCGCACGTACCTGGGCGCACGAAACCCAGCGACTGCCGCTCCGCATTCTCAGCGTCGATCCGGGTCCGACCCGCACCGCAATGCGGGCCCAGGCGATGCCCGGCGAAGATCCGGCAACCGTGCCGCATCCATCCGAAGTCGCGGCCGCGCTGATGCCGCTTCTCGGGCCTGAGCAGACCGAGACCGGCAAACTCTTCATCGTTCGCGAAAACAAGATCGTCGACTATCGGATGCCGGAATAG
- the purF gene encoding amidophosphoribosyltransferase, protein MTDLRSSEIHDELDGDTLHEECGVFGILGHPDAATLTALGLHALQHRGQEAAGIVTFDGKQFYTEKRMGLVGDHYTDPATLAKLPGYISIGHTRYSTTGEVALRNVQPLFAELEVGGIAIAHNGNFTNGLTLRRQLIADGAICQSTSDTEVVLHLIARSKQTSSSDRFIDAIRQMEGGYSMLAMTRTKLIAARDPIGIRPLVMGELDGKPIFCSETCALDIIGAKYIRDVENGEVVICEIQPDGSISIDARKPEARQPERLCLFEYVYFARPDSVVGGRSVYVARKNMGINLAKESPVEADVVVPVPDGGTPAALGYAQQSGIPFEYGIIRNHYVGRTFIEPTQQIRAFGVKLKHSANRAMIKDKRVVLVDDSIVRGTTSVKIVQMIRDAGAREVHIRVASPMIFHPDFYGIDTPDRDKLLANQHPDLESMCRFIGADSLEFLSIDGLYQAVGGASRDPQAPQFTDHYFTGDYPTRLLDQEGASNVRKLSVLASNG, encoded by the coding sequence ATGACCGATCTCAGATCCAGTGAAATCCACGACGAACTCGATGGCGATACCCTGCACGAGGAATGCGGAGTCTTCGGCATTCTGGGACATCCGGATGCAGCCACCCTGACGGCACTTGGATTGCACGCGCTCCAGCATCGCGGCCAGGAAGCGGCCGGTATCGTCACCTTCGACGGCAAGCAGTTCTACACCGAAAAGCGCATGGGTCTCGTCGGAGACCACTATACCGACCCCGCAACGCTCGCCAAGCTACCGGGCTATATTTCGATCGGGCATACGCGCTACTCGACGACCGGCGAAGTAGCGTTGCGCAACGTCCAGCCACTTTTTGCCGAACTCGAAGTCGGCGGCATCGCCATCGCCCATAACGGCAACTTCACCAACGGACTGACGCTGCGCCGCCAGTTGATTGCCGACGGCGCGATATGTCAGTCGACCTCAGACACTGAAGTCGTCCTTCACCTCATTGCCCGCTCCAAGCAGACCTCCTCCTCCGATCGCTTCATCGACGCCATCCGCCAAATGGAAGGCGGCTATTCGATGTTGGCTATGACGCGCACCAAGCTGATTGCCGCGCGCGACCCGATCGGTATTCGCCCCCTCGTCATGGGCGAGCTCGACGGCAAGCCGATTTTCTGCTCGGAAACCTGCGCGCTTGACATCATTGGCGCCAAGTACATCCGTGACGTCGAGAACGGCGAAGTGGTCATTTGCGAGATCCAGCCGGACGGGTCGATCTCGATCGACGCGCGCAAGCCGGAAGCACGGCAGCCGGAACGGCTCTGCCTCTTCGAATACGTCTACTTCGCCCGCCCGGATTCGGTCGTCGGTGGTCGCAGCGTCTATGTGGCCCGCAAGAATATGGGCATCAATCTCGCCAAGGAATCGCCTGTCGAGGCGGATGTGGTCGTTCCTGTGCCCGACGGCGGCACACCGGCCGCGCTCGGCTATGCACAGCAGAGCGGCATTCCCTTCGAATACGGCATCATCCGCAACCACTATGTCGGGCGGACCTTCATCGAGCCGACACAGCAGATCCGTGCGTTCGGCGTCAAGCTGAAGCATTCAGCCAACCGCGCCATGATCAAGGACAAGCGCGTGGTACTCGTCGACGATTCCATCGTGCGTGGGACGACGTCGGTCAAGATCGTACAAATGATCCGCGATGCCGGCGCACGCGAAGTGCACATCCGCGTGGCAAGCCCGATGATCTTCCATCCGGACTTCTACGGGATCGATACGCCGGACCGCGACAAGTTGCTCGCCAACCAGCATCCCGATCTCGAGTCCATGTGCCGCTTCATCGGAGCCGACTCGCTCGAGTTCCTGTCGATCGACGGTCTCTACCAGGCTGTCGGGGGTGCATCGCGCGACCCGCAAGCTCCGCAATTCACCGATCACTATTTCACCGGTGACTACCCGACGCGCCTGCTCGACCAGGAAGGCGCAAGCAACGTCCGCAAACTCTCGGTTCTCGCCAGCAACGGATAA
- a CDS encoding CvpA family protein, translated as MPITILDAIVLGVALFSAILAMVRGFSREVLSVASWVGAAAAAYFLYPYLLPYASQYTSSDTVAMIGSAAVVFLVALIVISFITMRIADFIIDSRIGALDRTLGFLFGAARGILLVVVAMLFFNWLVAPQQQPIWVTQAKSKPLLDNLGNKLIALLPEEADATILDRLRGKDNTGEGEPETPPGANDQAPVQDAPTNG; from the coding sequence ATGCCCATTACAATTCTCGATGCTATCGTTCTCGGCGTCGCGCTGTTTTCGGCCATCCTCGCCATGGTCCGCGGGTTCTCGCGCGAGGTCCTGTCGGTCGCGAGCTGGGTCGGCGCGGCGGCGGCGGCCTATTTCCTCTACCCCTATTTGCTGCCCTACGCTTCGCAATACACCAGCAGCGACACGGTCGCGATGATCGGCTCGGCCGCCGTGGTCTTCCTGGTGGCGTTGATCGTCATTTCCTTCATCACGATGCGGATCGCCGATTTCATAATCGACAGCCGCATCGGCGCGCTCGACCGGACCCTTGGCTTCCTGTTCGGCGCCGCCCGCGGCATCCTGCTTGTCGTCGTCGCCATGCTGTTCTTCAACTGGCTGGTCGCTCCGCAGCAGCAGCCGATCTGGGTAACCCAGGCGAAATCGAAACCGCTGCTCGACAATCTCGGCAACAAGCTGATTGCCCTCTTGCCGGAAGAGGCCGACGCCACCATCCTCGACCGCTTGCGCGGCAAGGACAACACCGGCGAAGGCGAACCTGAAACCCCTCCGGGTGCGAACGACCAGGCCCCCGTCCAGGATGCGCCGACGAACGGCTGA
- the radA gene encoding DNA repair protein RadA produces the protein MAKARTQFICQNCGTVHSRWAGKCDGCGEWNTIIEEDPTAGIGGGPSRAPKKGRPVALTTLSGEIEDAPRIETGISELDRVTGGGFVRGSALLVGGDPGIGKSTVLMQAAAALSRRKHRVIYVSGEEAVAQVRLRAQRLGAADSDVLLAAETNVEDILATLADGKRPDLVIIDSIQTLWSDIVDSAPGTVTQVRTGVQAMIRFAKQTGTAVVLVGHVTKEGQIAGPRVVEHMVDAVLYFEGDRGHHYRILRTVKNRFGPTDEIGVFEMSDRGLREVANPSELFLGERNEKSPGAAVFAGMEGTRPVLVEVQALVAPTSLGTPRRAVVGWDSARLSMILAVLEAHCGVRLGQHDVYLNVAGGYRISEPAADLAVASALVSSLAGLALPADCVYFGEVSLSGAIRPVAHTAQRLKEAEKLGFSQAVLPSASTELPKNGNGRWSEMESLPDLVARIAGSRGALRQTEGDDE, from the coding sequence ATGGCGAAAGCCCGCACCCAGTTCATCTGCCAAAATTGCGGCACCGTCCATTCCCGTTGGGCGGGCAAATGCGATGGCTGCGGCGAGTGGAACACGATCATCGAGGAAGACCCGACCGCGGGCATCGGCGGCGGTCCGTCGCGCGCGCCGAAGAAGGGGCGCCCCGTCGCGCTTACCACGCTTTCCGGCGAGATCGAGGACGCGCCGCGTATCGAGACGGGGATATCCGAACTCGACCGCGTCACCGGCGGCGGCTTCGTGCGCGGCTCGGCCTTGCTCGTCGGTGGCGATCCCGGCATCGGCAAGTCGACCGTGCTGATGCAGGCGGCGGCCGCCCTTTCTCGCCGCAAGCATCGCGTCATCTATGTCTCGGGAGAGGAGGCCGTCGCCCAGGTGCGCTTGCGCGCCCAGCGGCTCGGGGCCGCCGACAGCGACGTGCTCCTTGCCGCCGAAACCAACGTCGAAGATATCCTGGCGACGCTTGCCGACGGCAAGCGCCCCGACCTCGTCATCATCGATTCGATCCAGACGCTCTGGAGCGACATCGTCGATTCTGCGCCCGGGACCGTGACCCAGGTACGAACCGGTGTCCAGGCGATGATCCGCTTCGCCAAGCAGACCGGCACGGCGGTCGTGCTCGTCGGCCATGTGACGAAGGAAGGGCAGATCGCCGGCCCGCGTGTCGTCGAGCACATGGTCGATGCCGTGCTCTATTTCGAAGGTGATCGCGGCCACCACTACCGCATCCTCAGGACCGTCAAGAACCGCTTCGGCCCGACCGACGAGATCGGCGTGTTCGAGATGTCGGACAGGGGCTTGCGCGAAGTCGCCAATCCGTCGGAACTGTTTCTCGGGGAGCGCAACGAGAAATCACCGGGAGCCGCTGTCTTTGCCGGCATGGAAGGAACCCGGCCGGTGCTGGTGGAGGTGCAGGCGCTCGTCGCGCCGACGTCGCTCGGAACACCGCGCCGTGCGGTCGTCGGCTGGGATTCCGCGCGCCTCTCGATGATCCTCGCCGTGCTTGAAGCCCATTGCGGCGTTCGCCTCGGCCAGCACGACGTTTATCTCAATGTTGCCGGCGGTTATCGCATTTCCGAGCCTGCCGCCGACCTTGCGGTCGCTTCCGCGCTGGTTTCGTCGCTCGCCGGGCTTGCCCTTCCGGCCGATTGCGTCTATTTCGGCGAAGTCAGCTTGTCGGGCGCCATCCGGCCGGTTGCGCATACCGCCCAACGTCTCAAGGAAGCCGAGAAGCTCGGTTTCTCCCAGGCCGTATTACCGTCTGCATCGACCGAACTGCCGAAGAACGGCAACGGCCGGTGGAGCGAAATGGAAAGCCTGCCGGATCTCGTGGCGCGTATCGCCGGATCGCGAGGCGCTCTGCGGCAGACGGAAGGCGACGACGAATGA